CTTAGCAATGATCTCCATCTCAGAGATCACCGCCTTCACGAGCTCAGAAAAATTAAACACCCGCGACATGATTTCCATGCGATTATCTTCAATCTTGGTTACAGACAAGAGATCACGAAATAGTGTCCCAAGGTGGATGCTCGCGTCATGCGCTTTATCGATAAATCCCTTGGCGCGAGCATCAACCTTCGCGAGGTTTGGATTGCGCGCCATCGACAAATAGCCTTCGATCGCTGCAACCGGCGTGCGCATCTCGTGGCTAGCCGTCGAAATAAATTCGTTGCGCTCTCGAGCCAGCTGTTTCTGATCCGAGATGTCATGGAAGATCGCAATCGCACCACTGATTTGTCCACGACCATCGAAGGTTGGGGCGATCGAGATCGAAAACGAAATCTTTTGATTCTTTTTATCAAGCATCGAGAAGCAGTCGGTCTTGAGTGGCTTGCCAGTCTTGAGTACATACAGAAATGGGTCGGTTTCGTCGGTCATACCTACGTCCCCAGTATCCTTAAGCTTAAATATTAAGTTATATTCGACGCCCATCGCACTCTTCGCGTCCCAGCCGGTGATTGTTTGTGCAGCTTCGTTAAAGATCACGACTTTGCGCTCAGTGTCGACAGCCACAACCGCGTCAGCAATGGCGCCCATCATGAGTTGCTGCTTCATCTCTGCGCTATCGAGTTGCTTGATGAGTCCCTCTGAAAGTTGCATTGTCTTGAGCGCGCGCTCGGAGTTTTTGCCGACGAAGTATGCTATCAACCCCGCAAACAGCGTTGCAGCGAGTTCAAATCGGGTCGGACCAGTTATGTTCATCTGCAGATATCGCGGCGCGAGCCAAGTAAAGAGCAAGAATGTAGTCGTTATCCCCCACGTCACATAGACCGACAATAACCCCGCTATCCCTGTGCACACCATCATCAGGAGATACAAGTTGTACCAATTTGACTCAATTCCACCGCGAGCCAAAACTATACTAATCAAAGCAAGGACCAAGGGTAAAAGCGAGAACTGGAGCGCCAACTGCGGTCGCTTCTTGTGTACGCGCGACCAGAGGACGATATTATAAATCGCACCCAGACTCAAAATAATCTCAGCTACAATCAGGTATAATGCAGCTATCGACACAATCAGATTAAGCAGTTGCGATGCTGCCAGCGCCACCAATACGGCTATTTGAATTAGCGCACTTAAGCGCACCAACGATCGATATGCCACGACATCAATGGCAGATTGTGCGGGCTTCTGAGATTTCTGGGAGGCTGGTGGGGTGTCAGACTGCATACGTATCAGATATATTGTAGCATAAGAGGAATCAGCAATAGATGTCCAAACACCCAATCACCACCTCTCACAAAATACCCATTCTCGCCGTCACCGGCTTCCTTGGCAGTGGTAAAACAACCTTCGTCAATCACCTGCTCCGCGAGCCACATGGCCTGAAGATCGGTGTGGTCGTCAATGACTTTGGGAGTATCAATATCGATGCTGAGCTCGTCGCCGGTAAGACCGATAAACAGCTCGAACTATCGAATGGCTGCATCTGCTGCTCGCTCGAGACGCTTGACCTCCAGGAAGCAATTGCGCAGTTTGCGTATGTCGGCTCCGACATCGACCTCATCGTCATCGAAGCCAGCGGCCTCGCCGAGCCGCGCGATCTGGCGCTAAACCTTCGCGACATGAAGGGCATCGGCGTGCGCCTCGATGCCATAATCACAGTCATTGATGCCGAGCACGTTATAGAGAATGCCAAAGAGCATGCAAATGCTGCAGATCAGCTTGAGTTTACTGACTTCATCATTATCAATAAGACTGATCTCGTCGATGAAGCGCGTATTGATGAGATCAAGCAACTCATCGACATGACAAATCCCCGCGCGCGAGTCTTTGAAACTGTCAAAGCGGACGTCGACATTCGATTACTCACCGACCCCGATCGGGTCTGGGGCTCCGCCGAACCACACAGCCATGACGACCATGGTCATAACCACGACCATCACAAGCATCTCCACGAGAAGTTTACACACCTCTCTATCGAACTCTCAGAACCGATTCACCCCATGAAATTTCAAGAATTTGTGAATAACAAGATTCCGAAGGGCGTGTATCGAGCAAAAGGTTTTATCAATCTAGGCAGCAAGGGCCATAATCGCAAATACATCTTTCAGCTCGTCGGTACTCGTTCCGAGCTGTATTGGGACAACTGGAATAAAGAGGGAAAGCCTGGCACACGGATCGTGTTTATCGGATCGGACTTCGATAAGAAGCAGCTTGAAACCGACCTGCGCGCCTGCATCGACCCTGAACCGGATGCCCCACTCGAAGGTATCGAACTTCGCCTTCCACAAAAGTGGGAGGGGTAGAAATATTGACTTTTTGAGTGTCTTGTGATATATTGAGCTAATCATTCGATAGCCGATTGATCGAGGGGCTACCCCTCGTACGCACCCCAAAAAAAGGAGCGACACAATGCCCCTCATCACCCTCACCACCAAGCCCGAATGGCATCCCACCTCGGGAGTCAAGTACGTGGATCTCGAACTCAAGCCACGTGAGATTGTCGATTTCGGATGTGAACTCCCGCTTCAGCTAATGAAGCTCCGGGGGCAACTCCAACTGGAGCCATCCACTACGCCGGTCACGATCCAGGTCAGCCATCGTGCAGCCAACACACACGACGTCAACGTGCCCGACCTCTGGATCGAGATGCACTTCAACGAAGACACCCTCGATGAAGAGGCGCGAACGCTGGCCACGTCCGAGATCAAAAAGCTAGTGTGCAGCTGGTTCTGGTACTACATGCCTCGCGAAATCGACACGCTCTCTCGTCTACTAGAGAGGTTTGATGTCGCTTGCGACATCTATTGGCCAAACGGTCACCACGGGTTCCTCGTGATCCGGTGACACCGAGATCGACTGGTGAGACCGCCCTCACGGACACCCACCCGCAACCACTACAGCGTGGGTGTCCCTCTGGGGGCTTTTTTATTTCTGAAGTAGCTCCATCAGCTTGGCATAGAAGCGCAAATTATGAATGCTCGCCATGCGCTCAGCAACCGATAAATTAGCGCGAAACATCGCGTGGACATAACTTGCCGAATAATGCTGACACGTCTCGCAATCACAATGCGAGTCAATTGGTCCTTGCACATCTCGCAAGCTGAGATTCTTCATTGTCACCGTGTCATAAAATGGCTTATCAAGATCAAGTTCTTCTGGCCTATCATTCCATACATACAGTTTACGATGGCGCGCTTCTCGAGTCGGGATCACAACATCGAATAAGTCATAGCCCATACGCACACAGGCCACGATCTGCTCAGGCGTGCCCACACCCATTGCATATTTGATGGCGTCTGCTGGCGTATCATCTACAACTGCTTGCAAGGTCTCGACTTGCAGCTCATTTTTGTCATTAATCGGAAATCCGCCATAGCCATAGCCATCGAAGTTGAGCTTGACGAGCTCAGTAGCGCACTTGCGGCGAAGTTCACGATCTCCTCCACCCTGTACAATACCAAAAAGCAGTGGTTTCTGTTTCATACCTTTCGTAACTTTGTCAAAATGCGTGCGTGCTCGCTTCGCCCACTTGATCGTGCGCTCCACACTTTTAAGCTGCTCCGAGAGTGGCATATCGGGCTTCGTGCAATCATCCAGGATCATAATTATGTCACTACCGAGTTTCAACTGATAATCAATGCAGCTCTCGGGCGTCAACATCAGCTTATTACCAGCCGCATCCTGAAAACTCACGCCATCATCTGTCAATCTGCCCCCAGTATTAAACTCGCGCACCAAGCTCATCGCCTGAAAACCTCCTGAGTCAGTAATAATCGGCCGATCCCATCCCGTGAAGTTGTGCAATCCACCCTGCTCAGCAATCACATCGACCAGGCCCATATTCGCCAGATGGTAGGTATTCATCACCATCCCAGGGGTGCCGGTCGTCTTCACGCCTTCAGTATCGACGGATTTAATGGTCGCGCGTGTGGCATCTGGAAAGAATGCGGGGAGCCGCACGTCGCCATGGTTTGTCTGAAGCATTTTCATATCTGCAACATTCTAGCGCAAAAACACCCTGTCTACCAGAAGGCGCAGGGTGTTTTTGCTTGTTGCGAATAATCTACTTATAGTAGCTCTTGATCTGGAAGAGAAGATACAGACCAATAACGAGCCCCAATAGACCGCCGAGGATGTTGCCAAAAAGTGCAGAAGGATAGCCAAACCCGTAAAGCAAATTATAGACGAATGAGAGGATATCAGCCCAAAATAGTAGTTTCCAGGCGCTCAGCTTCTTCGCCTGCAAGCCAGGAAAAGCAATGAATTGAATGACGACTTGTGCGACGAGTGCAAAGAATGGTACCCACAAAAACGGTCCAGCTACGGCGGTCACGAGACCAGCAGTCGCAACATTAGCAATCCCCAGGAGCGTCAGCAACGACAATGCTGCAAGCGCACCAAAGATTGCTACGACGATATTAATCCACGGCAACCACTGGACCAGCGTCTTGCGTGCATTCTCTGGCAGCTGAAAAGGAGCCTGTTTTGTAAAATAGGGCTCGAGTACTGTGATGAGATCCCCCGTAGATTTGCTTTTGGCTTCTGCCATGATAATAACTCCTTGATTAATATATATGTACTACTGACATTGTATCAGAATATGGAATTATTCCGCACGATCTTTCGTTAGGCTAGCAAATTATCGATCCACTGTGCCGACGAGCATACATAGCTATCAATAATTACACCTTGAAATAAACACGACATAAGTATCTACATACCGAATATAAAAAAGAAGATCGTTGACTAAATTATGCAGCGATATCAAATTTCTGTAGTTTTTTCTTGACGCTCTCCGTACTTGCTGTTTGGAGTCTTAGCAGCTCAGCATAAATACCATCACGCTTACGTGCCAGCTCGGTTGGTGCGCCCTGTTCGGCGATCTTGCCACCCTTCAAGCCAATGATCATGTCTACGCCCGCAATGGTGCTTAATCGGTGAGCAATAATGATCGTGGTGCGCCCCTTCATAAGACGTTCCAGCGCCTCCTGCACTTGATACTCGGCCTTTGCGTCAAGTGAGCTAGTTGCCTCATCGAGAATGAGGATCGGTGGATTCTTGAGTAATGCGCGAGCAATAATAATACGTTGCTTTTGTCCGCCCGACAACCTGATACCGCGTTCACCCACCTCAGTCTTATACCCTTTCGGCAGTTCTTGTATAAAACCATCAGCATTTGCCATCTTCGCCGCCGCCTGCAATTCTGAGCGCGTGTAGTGACGCCCTAGACCATAGGCAATATTCTCTTCAATCGTGCCTGAAAACAGTGACGGGTCTTGGAATACAATTCCCACCTGCTTACGTAAGCTCTCCTGCGATACGCTCTGGATTGGCGTACCGTCGATCAGGATCTGACCCGACTGCGCTTCATAAAATCGCACAATCAGATTTGCGATCGTTGATTTGCCTTCACCACTCTCACCAACCAACGCGACCTTGCTATGTGCCGGGATAGCAAAGCTGGCATTGCGCAATACGGTGCCGCCCTTTTCATACGCAAATGTCACATTATCAAAACGAATTTCCCCACCCGATACCTTCAGAGACTGCGCCTTATCCACATCAGTAATCGCTGGTTCAGTACTCATCACCTCGAAATAATCGCGACTATCAGCCTGAGCACGCTGTATACCCTCGATCATAAAGCTCGCACCAAAAAGCGGAAACTGGGCTTGGTTCGATAGCGTAATCAAGAGCACGGCCGTACCAACCGAATATGCGCCGCCGAGCGCCTGCCAGGTGATGACAACAAAAATCAGGAAGAATATAACACCAAGAGCCAAGCGTCGATACATATCGTATCGATGCCACTCAATTGACTGATCACGAGCAATGTCCTCGATCTTACGCCGCTTACTCGCGAAGAAAGCCAGCTCCCCGGCCTCACGTACGAAGCTCTTGACGACACGTACTTGGCCTATTGATTCAACGAAGCGACCATTTGCCACATCAAGGCTCTGATTGATTCGCATCTGCTTCTTTTGATAGGCATTGCTCGATAAGTGCGTAATGTAAATGTAGCTCGGGAAGATGACGGTCAGTAGTAGTGCGATCGGCCACGAGTAAAGGGCAATCGCCACCAATGTCACAAAGGCCGTCAGAAAGAACTGTATAAAGTTATTTGCCAGAGCGTTCATAAGCTGCGATAAGCTAGCGATACTGCGCTCCAAACGGGCCGTGATCTTGCCGGTTTGCTCAGAGTCATAGTACTGAACCGGTAATCGCATCAAGTGATCGTAATACCGCTGCGAAAGCAGCGAATTAAGCTTCACTGCCATACGATCACCCAAATAACCATTCAGATTTGATAAAAACGCTACGAGAATCCCACTGACCAACATCAGCCCAAGCGGCACAATCGCATCACGAATAGTAATCGCCTCGCCTTGCATATAGCTCGTCATGAGATCTACCAACCACTTCGTCAGAAACGGCTGGACTAGATTGAGAGCAGCCAGCACGACCACAAATAAGGCAATAGCTATGTAGTATTTTTTCAAGCTCGAACTGTATTTGAGAATTCTAATGATGTCCTGCATAACTTCTTATTGTACGGTATAGCTTCCGTTTTTTACCACACCAAAGCTGCTACAATAGCGGCATGAAGCATTTGAAGACATACTTCGAAAAACTCCAGAAGCGCACCTTTCAAAAGGGCGATGTGCTATTGCATCAGGATGAGTCTGGCGAAGAAGTATACTTTGTGACCGATGGCTACCTCAAGGCCTACACCATCGCTGATGATGGTGATGAGAAACTCATTAGCATCCTCGGACCGGGCGACGTCATAAATCTTGAGTCTGTATTCTTCAAGGGGTATGCTCATCGGTATTATTTCGAAGCTCTCACCAGTGGCGTCATCAAGATAAAGGACACCAAATCCCTCGAGCAGGAGCTCACCAAGGACCCCGACGTACTCATGGGGCTCGTGCGTTACGTCATGGCACGCAATGATGAGCTTGCTCAAACCCTCGACAATATCTTGCAAGCCAAATCTGACACCAAGCTCGTGAATTATCTCGCGCTGCTCGTGCAACGCTTTGGTACCGAAGTACGTGATGGCATCATCACACTTCCATTCCCCCTGTCTCACGCTCAGCTCGCCAGCATGGTCGGTACGACGCGCGAGACGATGACCGTGCAGCTTCGTCAGCTTACTAAGGCTGGTGTCATCAAGCCCGCCAAGTCTGGACTTTTCCGCAATCGTCTCTCGGGCTTCGAGATTAATCTCGAAAAACTCCGCGAATTTACTGAGGTATAAATCACGTTCTCTACGCGCCGCGCTTAAGTGTATGACATGCTAAAATAACAACTATCTATGAAGCTTCCACGCAAAGCAATCATCGCCGCTGCTGGTATGGGCACTCGATTTCTCCCCCAGACAAAAGCCATGCCGAAGGAGATGCTGCCTATAATCGATAAGCCCGTCATTCAGTGGGTAGTCGAGGAAGCTGTCGCGGCAGGTGTCACTGACATCATTATCGTCACCGGCTCAACCAAACGAGCCATCGAGGATCATTTTGATCGAGCTATCGAGCTTGAAGAAGACCTCATCGCTAAAGGCAAAACCAAACAGGCTGAGCAGATCAAGCATATCGCCGAGATGGCAAACTTTATCTACGTACGTCAGAAAGGCCTCCCAGTCGGGAATGCACGTCCGATTCTCAATGCCGCCCATTTGATTGACGACGAACCGTTCTTTGTGTTTTTCGCCGACGATTTCTTCACTGGACAAACGCCACGCGCCGTCCAATTGCTTGAGCACTATAAGCGTACCCCAAAAAGCGTAATCGCACTCTACGAAGTGCCTCGCGAGGACACCAATAAGTACGGCATAGCCTCAGCCTCCCTAGATCATGACAATCTCTATGCCATTGACGCCCTAATCGAAAAACCAGGGCCCGACAAAGCACCATCAAACTTTGCCTCTATTGGAGGCTATCTTCTCACCCCTGAGATTCTGCCTCTTCTCCAAGCGCTTGAGCCTGCTCATGACGGCGAGATTCGCATTCCAGATGCCCTCAACACTCTCGCACGGCAAGGCGGGCTGTATGGCTGCCTCATCGAAGGGCAATTCCACGACACCGGATCACCAGAAGTCTATATCAAGACGATTATCGACGTAGCCTTAACTCATCCCGAGCTCTCCGACGACATTCGTTCTTACCTGCGTCATAAGCTGTAAATAAAAATCCCGGCAGCCTCCACGAAGGAAGACTGCCGGGTACGAACAGCTGAGATAGGCTCAGATTCGCCGCAATGGCCGCGGATTCAACAGAATCGCGCCAACACCCACAAGGATGGCACCAATCACTATCACAATCAGAGCAACCTGACCGGTGCTCGCGCCAGTGTAGACCAGCATCTCCGTCGATGATGCGCCGGGCTCAGCATCACTCTGTAGCTCGTCCGACTTAGACTGGACCACAGCATCTATGATGCCCAGCGCCACTGTAGTGGTGGCCGCAGGCGTAGAAGTGTTCGTCTCGGGCACGGACGTGCTCGCGGTGATCACCTCCTCGGACTCACTGGGGGGCAATGTCGTCGTCGAAGTACCGCAGATAGCTGCGGGCCAATCGACACCGATCGGCATTGTCTCGCCCTCATCATCTGGGTCCAGCAGATACACACTAACACCCCCGTGACGACTGGGCGACGAAATCCTGCTGCGTGAGTACGAATTGCAAGCGCTGGCTCTGGCCAGGCGACAACTCGTTGGTTGGCTGCATTTCTTCACCGAGCACGACATCGTAATACGCGACGTGATCGACGAAGGTTTTGACCAGATCGACAGTCGCCACTACGCCAGTGTCAGTACATGTCGTACTGCCTGCAATAGTCATGACCATGTTCTCCGCAGCCTGAGCGCCTGCTGGATGGAATCCTAGCAGCGCTCCGGTCGCGCTATCAGCAGCAGTCCTGCCAGCGAGATGATTCTGATGATTTTCTGAAGGTACATGTATCCTCACTTCGGGAGTATCGAGGGGTGTTTGGGAGATTGGCGCCATGAAACCTAAACTTAACTTTGAAGTGCGAAATACTGAGCTGTTTGTAATACTTGTGGTTCAAGACTAGTTTAGAAGCCCTGTAGTATGCTTCTAACAGATGGAGAACAAGTATCTCAAGCATTCACATACTTCTGAGGCTCAATTCAGACGAATTATCCGGTTGTTTTGCGAAGATATGACAGCCGTTCAAGTGGCATCCTTGACTGGCTTGAATCGTAATACAGTGAACCGTTTACTAACACACATCCGCCAGATGATTGCCCGCCATTGTGAAGCTACCTCCCCACTGTCTGGTGAGGTAGGGATAGATGAAAGCTACTTTGGCCCCAGGCGAATTCGGGGCAGACGTGGTCATGGTGCCGGCAAGAAGGTCGTTGTGTTTGGTTTGCTAAAGCGTCAGGGCAAAGTCTACACTCAAATTGTCCCCAATGTCAGTAGAGATACCTTAAAACAGATTGTACAAGCAAAAGTTGAGCCAGATAGCACCATCTACTCTGATGGCTGGAAGAGCTATGACGGGTTGGTGGATTGGAGCTATAAACGACACTACCGTGTCAATCACGGCGCCAATGAGTTTGTCAGAGGCAACAGTCACATTAACGGCATTGAAAACTTCTTGGGTATTGCCAAGGTGCGTCTAGCAAAGCTAAGAGGACTCAGACAAGATCATTTTAACCTCCATCTCAAGGAGTGTGAGTTCAGGTATAATATGCGTCATGAAGACATGTATCGCGAGCTACTTAAAATCTTACGAAAGGACGCTTCAGGCTAGGCTAAACTAGTCTTGAACCTAAGCTCACTACCAGAGGTAAATGAGCTATTCCTTGTCCGGACTGCTTATAGTCCACGTATGGTGATCCCACGGGGAGTCGAACCCCGGTTACCAGGATGAGAACCTGGCGTCCTAACCACTAGACGATGGGACCGAGAGATGAGCGAAGTGGCAAAAATTATTAGTATAATGACGCTTCCGAGGCTTGAGGCCCCATACTGCTAGTATGAGACCGAATTTTGAACTTTCATTTAAGAACCATATGAATATACCAGGTTTTACTAGATATTTCTAGACTTTACCCACCCATTTGTAGACCGTATGATAGGAGTTAAGCTTGGGGTGAGAGAAAGACATGGGGGTTGACGCAGAACACTGTACATTCGTATAATGTTCGCAGTAGTGATGTGTGCATCGAGTGGCACTGGCAGACAAGAAAAAGGTAGGCCTAGGGGCTTTACAGTCAGCCACTACGCTATATATAGTGTTATTAGCGAATTATTAAACGCTACATACACACAAAAATTCTTACGGGAGCAGTCTGTGAGGGGCTGAATACCGAATACTGTTCGTATAAATATGAGGAGGGTGACGATGCCATTTGAGCAAATAAAAAAGCGTAATGGGTCTGTTGTACCATTTGATAAGCAACGTATCGCCGATGCCATTCTGCGCGCTAGCCTATCTGTAGACGGCGAGATCGATGTCGAGCAGACACTTGCCCTAGCAGACACGGTAACCGAAAACCTGGCGGCAATTTTTGATGATCGTATGCCCGATGTCGAGACGATTCAGGATCTCGTCGAGCGCGAGCTGATGCGTCAGAGCTTCTTTCAGACCGCTCGTAGTTACATCCTCTATCGTGAAGCACACAAGCACCAACGAGAGGTAAGTCAGTCAGTGCAGGCTGCCAAGCTCGAGAAGTCTGCGCTTAAAGTTGCGCAGAAAGATGGCTCGACAGAAAACTTCAATGCCGAGAAGCTTCGCAAGACTATCACCCGTTTCACCGATGGACTCAACGTCGATATCGACGACATCACCGAAGCCGTGAAGACCAACCTGTATGACGGCATCACTGTCGAAGAGCTGTTTGACGCCATTGTGATGGTTGCGCGTAGCTTCATCGAGCGTGACACCGACTACACCAAACTAGCGGCACGTCTTCTCCTTCACAAGCTCCATCAGCATGTACTCGGCGAATCCGATGCTGACAAGATCCCGGCTGCCTACCGCAAAATGTTTGTCAAAAACATGAAGCGCGCTGTCAAAGAAAATCGCCTCCAGAAAGAAGTGCTCGACTTCGATCTCGAAACGCTTGCTGAGTATATGGATCTTGAGCGCGATCTACTCTTTGACTTCATGGGGCTACAAGTCCTCTATGACCGATATTTCTTGCGTGCAGCTGGAAGCGAGGACATCATCCTCGAGACACCTCAAGCCTTCTGGATGCGTGTCGCTATTGGAATGAGCCTCAACGAAGGTAGGGACAAGAACGAATGGGCCAAGAAATTCTATGACGTCATGTCCACCCATCGATATGTACCTTCGACCCCTACCCTCTTCCACTCAGGCACCACCTACCCACAACTCTCGTCGTGTTACCTCAATACCGTACAGGATGACCTCAACGACATCTTTAAGACCTTCTCCGACAATGCTCAGTTGTCGAAATACTCTGGCGGTATTGGCACCGACTGGACAAACATCCGTGCAACTGGCGCACTTATTAAAACTACAAATGTAAGCTCTCAGGGCGTTATCCCATTTCTCAAGATCTCTAACGATGTGACTGTCGCAATCAATCGCTCGGGCAAACGTCGCGGCGCCACCTGCGCTTACCTCGAAACCTGGCATCTTGATATCGAGGAATTTCTCGAGCTTCGTAAGAACACCGGCGACGAGCGTCGACGTACCCATGACATGGATACTGCAAACTGGATCCCCGATCTCTTCATGAAACGCGTACACGAAGGTGGCATGTGGACACTCTTCTCGCCAGATGAAGTACCGGATCTCCACCATATCTACGGTAAGAAGTTTGAAGAAGCTTACGAGCAATATGAGCGCATGGCCGACGAAGGTAAAGTCGAGGTATTCAAGCGAATCCCCGCAACTGATCTGTGGCGCAAGATGCTTACCATGCTCTTCGAGACCGGTCACCCATGGATCACATTCAAGGACCCATCCAATGTACGCTCCCCACAAGACCACGTCGGTGTCGTACACAACTCGAACCTCTGCACAGAAATAACGCTCAACAACTCAAG
This portion of the bacterium genome encodes:
- a CDS encoding ribonucleoside-diphosphate reductase subunit alpha, with product MPFEQIKKRNGSVVPFDKQRIADAILRASLSVDGEIDVEQTLALADTVTENLAAIFDDRMPDVETIQDLVERELMRQSFFQTARSYILYREAHKHQREVSQSVQAAKLEKSALKVAQKDGSTENFNAEKLRKTITRFTDGLNVDIDDITEAVKTNLYDGITVEELFDAIVMVARSFIERDTDYTKLAARLLLHKLHQHVLGESDADKIPAAYRKMFVKNMKRAVKENRLQKEVLDFDLETLAEYMDLERDLLFDFMGLQVLYDRYFLRAAGSEDIILETPQAFWMRVAIGMSLNEGRDKNEWAKKFYDVMSTHRYVPSTPTLFHSGTTYPQLSSCYLNTVQDDLNDIFKTFSDNAQLSKYSGGIGTDWTNIRATGALIKTTNVSSQGVIPFLKISNDVTVAINRSGKRRGATCAYLETWHLDIEEFLELRKNTGDERRRTHDMDTANWIPDLFMKRVHEGGMWTLFSPDEVPDLHHIYGKKFEEAYEQYERMADEGKVEVFKRIPATDLWRKMLTMLFETGHPWITFKDPSNVRSPQDHVGVVHNSNLCTEITLNNSSDETAVCNLGSVNLGLHIKGEVLDHDKIKETVTLAMRMLDNVVDLNFYPTKETKNSNMKHRPVGLGIMGFQDALYRFDIDFASEAAVEFADISMELVSYYAISASSDLAAERGAYESFKGSKWDRGIFPVDTLDLLEEERGQEIDVSRVGRLNWAPIKEKVKKQGMRNSNTMAIAPTATISNIVGCYPCIEPIFKNLYVKANMSGDFTVINPYLVEDLKALDLWNDEMIKKLKFYDGSVQQISEIPVNLRDKYKEVFEIPVEWLIRTAAYRGKWIDQSQSLNIFLRGTSGKMLNDAYTLAWKMGLKTTYYLRSLAASQVEKSTINTSEFGDTHNRDFSPSSPTETMSTTAIIKTTSDNAAATAMVTTATNVATAVTSDIPTSGIMSDALLVASNQEALKVCSILDPDCEACQ